A window of Hordeum vulgare subsp. vulgare chromosome 5H, MorexV3_pseudomolecules_assembly, whole genome shotgun sequence genomic DNA:
GCGACGTGCATTTCCAATGCCAAACAGCGATATGATTTGAAATATCCCACATAGCATTTTGCCTTCTTGGTTAGGCCACGAAAAAGGGAAAAGTGTCAAAGTTGAGAAAAAAAGGCGGAGCACCTCATATGATTGCGGGGCAACAGAATTTCTGCAACAGATTCAGAGCCTGTCTACAAGTAGCACCTTCAGCTATACAGCGAGCCCAGAATAACTTCTTCTTTTTCCCGATAGAAGGAGCCTGAAATAAATTACAAAAGTTTTTAATTTTACCAAATCAAACAGCTATACACTATGTGGAGCCGAATGATGAAAAAAAAAAGTTATCCAGATAACCCCTTCCATATACCAGTTTCATCTTTGACAAATTATTACAACAAACATATATAGAATACAAGAAATCATCTGTACATTCACTTCTCCTTTGAATCTTATTACAATACAAACAATAACATGTTGGGGAATATGTAACCAAGCGAGCATGTATACAACTGACCCATCTACAAATCATAAACAAGTATGACTATCTGGTAATATACTGCATTTGCGTCAATTTTGGCAATTCCATTCTGCTGTGTAGTATGAGAAATTCCGTGTATCTGTGGGAAAACTGCAAATGATGCTAACGTTATATTATTTGACAGCATGAATGTCTGGAGCGATATCCTCTCATGCAATCCTTTGCCAGAATAAAGTCAACCAAACACCACCGCGGCAACTCAGTAGCCAGGGCCCAGAGTTTATTCTTCCCTTTTAAACTGCAAGACCCCAATCTGACCCTGGTTAATGTTGCCGAGGTCTGTTCTTGCATGCGAAGCTTGATTGCTAGACATGCTGTTCTGCCCTTTCTGTTGTGCCCGGTTGGAATTTCCTCCATTCTGGTTGCTGCCCCTACCAACCGGTGGTTCATGGTTATGTTTTCCTTCATAAGTTGTAATGACAGCCTTTGGGTCTGACGAGGCCCTCTCAATGTGCTTCCTAACATTGCACGCAGCAAACGTGCACTTATAGTAACTCCTATAAGTAGAGAGAGAATGAGATCATGTAGGCAAAACATGAAACAAGCAAAGCACTAACCACATGCATCGCATATGACCAAATGGTCTGATTAAGTCAACAGGATGCGCATAAAGAGGAACGTATTTTCTACACAAATGATTATGCTTCAGACACAATAGTATATTTAGATGCagccatgttgtttttcctttcagGAAAATGTCATTTCACAAAAACTAGAGTAAGTCATGAGGATGTTCCTTTCGCTTTTGAATGTCTTCTGTTATCCACTACATCAATGAACAGCGACTTCTACTATATTTGCTTTCTCTTTTCACTTTATCTCTCTCTACCTTTTGCGCAGCTACATTTATAGCACATATTTCATGACCTATATTTCTGAATATTTTGGTATTTCTGATCATCTCAAAATAAGCAATGATGATGTTGAGTAAAGCTCAGGTTTTTCCATGATATCGTTCTATTGGAGATATCACAGAAATGTCAAATAATTCACCGAAACAATTACACCCCGTTTGGATGTCTGTATTTGGGCCTTGTAATGGATTTGGTATTCCAAAAATACAGATTCAGCTGTTTGGGTTGTAACTGGAAATACCAGTCTGAAATCTTTTCAATACAGGCGCTGAATATCTCGTATGAGAAGAGCCCTCCCACGATACAGAGGCTAGCCCCTCCGATTTCGCTGGAATCAGCCTCCCCCGCAAAAGAAAACGATTCACTCGCCCGAGCCCAGTCGCTTTCCTCGCTTGACCAGGGGAAACCCTTTCCCCCACCCCGTGACAGGAGCCGGCGGCCCTCAAGCAACCTCGACGGCGGCACGTAGGTGTGCTCCCCTCGCCagcccttctcctcctgctcccccGTCGCCGCAGCTCCATCCCCGCCGCTGCAGCTCCATCCCTGCCGCCACCGCAGTTCCATCCCCGCCGTCGCAGCTCCATCCCCGCCACCACCACAACCTCAAATCCTTCTGGATTTGGCCGCTGGCAGAGCTCCATCTCCGGCGTCGATCTACCTCTCCAGCagagccccttcttctcctcctcctctgtcctTGGCCGCCGGCAGAgccccttcttcttctactctgccagcccacctcctcctctgtccccttcttcttctcctcctctgtcCCCTTCTTCTTGTACTTTACTAACCTATGTTGTATATTCATATGCAGATTGATTTGGCCACCACGAGGCAGGTTTAAGGTAAAAAAATCATGCTTTTCTATGTCCATTCAGATGTTGATTATGTGATGTTGTGTCCTGCTGATGTGATGATTGATATTTCTTATTTTTCTATATCAATTGATTTGCTGAATGTGTGATGTCGTGCATGTGTGaataattttctattttttgctATATATTCATCCAGTTGTATTCACACATATGTACAATTTTTGGTTGTATGCACATAGTAATGCTGCTATGCAATTCCATAGTTTGACATCCAAACAAGATTCTGTATTGAAACCTGAGTAAGATTCCACGAGCCAATTCAACAAACACCCAAACAATCGAATTCGTATTATGTCCATTACAGTTTCCTGGCTGAATTGGAATTGAAACCAATTCAATACAGAGACCTCCAATACAGACATCCAAACAAAGTGTTAGGGTTATTTTGCAATTTAAGTAACAAACTGACACCTAGTATGGATACAATAGCATGGGTCAGACAAATGAGAAAACCTATGATTTAGTATTTAGTGAAatctaattgttgcagaggttatgCCCTGAGTACAATAAAAATGTTGGAAAACAATGGCAGTGCTACTCAGGAGAGCAAAGAGTATGACGAAACCTGCAAACTCAGCAGGATAATACCAACCATATCAAATTTAATAAAAGCCTGACACTGGCCCAGGTTTTGACCAAGCAAGTTCTTTACACTCCCCCAAATACTGCAGTTGACGGGATAAACTCCAgtctattttttattttgatttagcCGACTCCCCAAAAGCTTCAATACCATTTACTTAACCCCCTAGCTTGGTTTTAGACCTATGGTGTTACTGACATGGACAAATGGAACATAGTGTGCCTACACAGCAGCCATGTGGCTGATTTTTATGACGTAGCATCACACGTGACAATGACGTCATCAACTGTAGCAGTGTAGCGTCGATTTGAACTCATGTCCTACAACTCTGGCAGACTGCGACCACCCCTTTCCTTCTATTCCGAAGATGCTCCAGCGGATGTAAGGCCCCGCGCCACCACTAAACTGGTCGCTGCACCACAAAAGGGACGTGGGAGAAGAGAAGAGAATAGATGGTGCCACATGGACTTCGAAATGGTGATGTGAACGTAGCATTGCACATGACCTGTTTCTCTTACGTACACATTGCACTCCTTTTATCTTTTTATCTTATGTACACATTGCTGATGTAGCATTGCATAACCTGTTTTTTACTTTAACATTTCTGGCTATACTCATTTCGGATATCAACCGCATCAGAAGTTTATTAAAGCGATGTGCCTTCAGGtaataactactccctccattccaaaatataagaccttttaggccttgttcggttcctcCAAAATTGAAGGGGTTTGGAGGGGATTGTGAGGGATTAAATTCCCTACAAGTCAAATTCCAcctcaatcctctccaatcctcttcaatcccctcctcgatgggattaaccgaacaagcccttagagatttcactacagattacatacggatgtatatagacatattttagagtgtagattcacttatttttctccgtatgtagaccatagtgaaatctctaaaaggtcttatatttaggaacggagggtagTAAAAACGACTAAGGAATCATGCTATATGAAATGAGATGTGAATTCTTGCTTTAGGGAAGTGAACTTGTGCCGCATACCTTCCGACTTGTTTGGGTAAGTAAAGCATGCAAGGTTGAACAAAAATAAATAACCTCAAATTTCTGAAGGCATGCATCGGATCATATATAATACTGTAAGTGAATATAGGTGATGAATACCTCAAATAACAGAACACATGAAGTTGAATTAGTGTGCATGGCCTGTGGGTTGTGATTTTTCTTTTTGACTAAAGTGGGCCGTGATTCATGGGCTATATGTTAGTATTTGAGTAAACAACTAACAGCGAAAAGTGTAAGGACAAACCTTGGATGAGGATTTCCTTTGACCACCTTCTGGCCATACTTGCGCCATCTATAACCATCGTCCAAAAGGTCAACCTCACTGGTTGTTTGTACAATGATCTTAGACTCTGTAAGAGCCTTCTGTGAGGAAATTTGTATATTCCTACACAATGGAAGAATTAATTTTAATAACGCGACAATCAAATAAAGAGTGGATGATAATTGACAGCTAACAGCACCTTCTTTTGCAGTGACTCTCTCTATCATCAATCTCATTTGGCCGAGATTCACCATCATCCTTATCATCTCCATCACTTAAACCAGATAATTGTTCAGACATTCCATATACAGCTTCCTGATCTCTCCTAACGCCTGACAACCCAGATGCTGTGTCATTGGATTGCTCATTTTGCTCGGCTGCTGAAGAGCTGCCATCTTTTGCCCGCTTATTTGGTGGACGTTGGTGATTGTGTTTTCCCTTATATATTATCTCAGATATTTGGCCATCTTCTGCGTGCTCTACTTTTTTCTTCACAGGACAACTGGGATGAGTACATTTGTAGTAGCTCCTTGGGCAATCACTGCCCTTCACCACCTTCTGACCATACTTCCGCCAATTATAGCCATCATCAGCAGGCTTATCAACTGGGGCAGGAACTTGGTACCTGTGAGAAGCCTCAGCAGATTGGAAGACTGCATGCTCATTGTTCGATATGGTTGTCGCCATCTCTGACATCTCTGCAACATTGGCTGCAGAGCTCATATTCTGTAGAGCTCCAGATGATGTTGCAGCTGCTGAAAACGATGGCTGTTCAGTGTGATCAAACATTCTGAGTGGAGAATGGCTTGCTTGGGCTGTGACTTGGGCAAGAGCCTGTTGATGCGACATGCCGAAACCCCCCTGTAAAATTAAGTAAAATATGGGCCCATTTTTTGTTGTGAAATAAACCTGATGCTCCAGACTTCAGGAAAGTGCAGAATGAAATGATATAAGAGTTGACTGTTCGTCACAATGAAATGGTGAATTATATACCATGTTGATAGTGAATGTGCTAAGCTGAGAACTTGTACAAAACAAGCTAAAATTTGAAGTACAAAACGTCCAAATGGAACAACTACATTCAACCCGCGTCAGCCATTGTGAACAACGAACACTAAAAAAGAAGTACCCGTACTATGACAATGGCTCTACTCTCCAAAGAAATGGGCGAAGGATCCTATCAGTTATCAACAGGTTAGGACCATCAAAAGCTAGAAGCTAACGATAACGTCTCACCGGAACTTTCTCTTGTCCCATCGGTATCAAGTATCAAGCTATCATGCCAACTTGTAACTGAATCATACTGGGGATAGGCTAGTAGTACACTTATTGATACTAGCACAGAAATGCGGTGAATCACCGCTTGCTGCATCTGAAATGTCGAGAAACATTATCTCTCATTGGTAGGTTAAGGTTCTTCGTTGCACCAGAATGCAGCAAATATAAGGTGAAGTACCGTTATGCATTATCTATATGGGACAGATAAGTAAACTGCATGTTGTCACCTCACTGGAAGTAGTAGGGCAacatctcaaaaaaaaaaaaaagtagtaGAGCAATTGTTAAATTGCCACATCTAGAAGCTCCAGATTCCCTAATTCATACTAGTACCGCAAAACACCATGGAAGATGAGTAGAGGATTCTCAGATTTGCACTCACGTCATGACAGAAGAAATGACAGGAAGCTTAACGAACCGACGAGGCCGATGAAGTTCGAATTAACAGCTCTACAAGGCAATGAAGGGGAAACATGCTCTACGACTTACTACAATCTAAGAACCTGCTGCAGTGGTATAAAGATTAAGGAAAGTTTCCATAAGCCTCGGAAAGAGAGGGGCCAAGAGCTAAAAATCCAATCACGGCAGCAAAAGTGTATGAAATGGTGTACGTAGTAGGTACCATGGCCGGCGAGAAGATTAGACCGGGGGAGTCGAAAAAGCCGGAGGGGCTGAGGCCGGGAGGCACGGTGAAAACAGCTGCCCCGGCCGGCGGTGCCACAGACAGCGCCGGCCCTGCCCTGGCGACCccgcctctccctctctcctgctGCTGATGCGGAGGCGGTTGCGAGAGGGAACCGATGAGGAGCTGGGTGAAGCTGGTGGCCCCCGCGCCAGACGAGgcaccgctgccgccgccgccgccggcgtcggcgtcggcgtcggagGGGAAGAGCGCGGAGGCGAGGGTGAGCGGGCCGGGGCTGGCGTCGCCGGTGCCGGAGAAGAGCGACTCCCCGGTGGAGCGCGGGGGCAGGGACAGACGCGGGCGCGGCGGTGGGGGCGGGCGCGCGGACATGGTCGCGGGAGCCCCGGTGGCTGTGGGGagagagagaaacacaagggaTTGGTTTGATCCCCGTCTTGGTTCCTGGCGTTGACTTCGGTTGGAGGTTCTGGTTTTGGGTTGCCCTTGACCTTTTGTTCCCGATGCAAGGaagcaagcaaggaagaagaGACGGAGGGAAACTggactcttttttcttctttgtttcgcTCCTTTCGTCACAAAATAATTTTAATCTGTGGGAGCTCAAGCTATCAAATCGAATCAAAAAAACATATCAAGTTTGTTTTTTTCAATTCCATGTTGTTCGGTGATTTTGCTTTCGACCCGTTATTTTTCAGTTTTTTCAACTAAAACAACACAAACACAGTGATGCCTTCCGGCCAAATCAAGCTGTAAGTGGGACGCTAAGCGGATGCCCACATTGTGTTAAGTGGAATATCCGTCAAAACAAAACCCGTATAATGTTAAGCGGGTATGTGATTTTAATAGGATAGCCCATATTCCGCTACTGTTTCTTAAAGGAAGAAGGACGCATGCTATTTTCATTGGCGTTATGCATAAACTTCAGCTAGCTACGTGCATATTAAGAGATTTATGTTGTGGAAGAGGCGATTAACACTCCAGCTAGCTATGTGTTCTTCCACCTATAACACGCAAATCTCAAGTGTGAACCTGTTCATAACATTGCAGTCACTCTTTAACCAGTTCCTACAATCAGCTTGAATCAGTTTATAACGTTCAATCCCACGCGCAAAGTCTAAATTGGTACAATGATTTAGGCCACGGGTAGGCCACGACAGCGTCGACGACAAGGGATCTCACTCGTGATAGAAATCATGGAATGGAATGGCCAACGCGACCATCCCATCTACATGTGAcgtactaagagcatctccaataaatgATGTATATTTGGTGATGTAAAACTAGGTGCTATATAATTTACAACACCAAAAAATGTGTTTTACATCATCACAAAACAGTCAACTCCAACAGATGATGTAAAACGGTAATGTAAAACTCCAACTTTAATAGATGATGTAAACGGTGATGTAAAACCGGTCGGCTGGCGCGCTGCTACTGGGCTGCTGCTGTTCGGCTGCTGCTATGCTACTGTTGGTCGGCTGCCGACCAATTTGCAACTCAAATTTTCATAAAAAGTACCAACAAAAGTGCAACATCGATCATAGTTTTTAGTTGCTACAAGCAAAAGTCAAACGAACTTCTTGGTCCAACAAATGAAAATGCACATAGAAATCACTAATCAAAGCCATCTTTGTGGACGGTTTCATCTTCACCGGTCTTCTCTTCATCTTCAACGTCATCTTTGTCAATGTTTTCATCCATTGTAGTCTCATTGTCGCGAAATCCGTCAAAAGGACCATCATTGCTCATGTTGCCACCAAGCTTCATCATCAAGACTACAAGTGCAAGAAAACACAATCAACTACaattggaacaagcaaaaatgcaCAAGAATCAATATTGGAATTTTTTTACTTCTCGGGTATTCCATCAAACTCGTTTAAACGGTCGTCGACGTCGAAACTTCCTCTTCCATCAGCGGCTGTGGCAGCGATGGATGAGAAGCAGCCACGCTGCTAGAGGACGGCACAGTCGTCAGCTGCTCCATATTGGTCGGTTTTGTGATTTTTGACAGCCGGCCATCCGTCACGGCTGTGGAGCCGCCGCACCCAGCCGCCCGCTTGGAACCGCCACCGCGAGCCTTGCTGTTGGATgcctccttcttcccctcctctaGAGCGACGGTGACCGGTCGAGGTGCGGCGAATTGCCGAGCAGCCTGCTGCCGCCGGGGCGGCATGACGGTGGTTTCGGCGGCGGATGCGGCCGCGATGGAGGCGACAACCGTCGCGAGGCGGttgaggggggtggcggcgtcgTCGGAGAAGGCGGCGGGGTCATCGTTGTCGGCCATGGCGACGCCGGCGAGCGGGCGGGAGTCAGGGAGCGGAAGGGAGGGGAACTGGCGGTTGGGCGTTGGCGCGCGGCTGGCCGTTTTACAAcacttggtggtggtgttgtataTTTGCAACACCAACTATAAAAATATACAACACTTGAAGCTGGTGTTGTAAAAAAATTTACATATAAAACATCTATTGGAGTAGCATTTTTGGGCCTTGGTAATGTAAAAGTTAGTTATTTATACATATACAacatctattggagatgctctaaggatgTAATAGACAGTGGCGCTGCAGAGTCCACAACGAAACTCAACGACGATGTGTGGCAGCCATGGCGAGCTGGAAGGCAATGTCCCCTACTCATAGCATCATCGTTGTGGTGATGTGGGTCCTATGCGGGCGCCACAGAGCAGCCCGCATATCCCACATATTTGGTTGCTCTACCCATGGGTGTCCATGAACATTGCTTATGTAGGTTTTTATGTGGGCACCGCGGGCAGCCCGCGTTCACTTGCAGGCCTACGGACAAATGTAAAAAGAAACAAACATGCAAAATAATATGAGGTATTCTTGTTTTTTTTAAAACGCAAAAAATAATGTCCCAACGCAATAAACAAACAAACACTCGGTGATGCCTTATGACCAAATGTTGTAACATTTCATGCAATGAAGACTTGAGATAAAAAAATGGCCTATGAGGCCTCAAGCCGGCCTACTTGGTGAAAAAGCATGGTGTCCCatgtgtggttttgataattgatggcATTGTCTATGAACTAATGGTTTTCTTgagttatatttgtaggatttgtcaATAGGCATtttttgaagtccatttgttggcttCAAGGAAATTATGTGATGACCAAGGTGCTATTCAAGGAATTATCGAACGATTGGTCACACAGAAGACatgatacaaggttgatcaagactaagtcaaaaggtaaataaagttgatcaacacacaaagcatataagATGTATCCAGAGGCataaagtgatcccatggtatgataagcattgtccattacgctttgtgtactaacccatggtatacatgatagttctatgtggggttagatatgtttccatgggctcgcgtcaagagaaagatctcatacaactcacgGAGAACGACATCAAGTGGtgttcatcatcaagattgcaatgtgcaagttcaagtggagtatCATGAAGAGATCATTCTTGAAGCTGGCCATCCAGTGTGGTGATAATGGACTTGTGAATGTGTTGAACAGTGGCTCACCCATAAtggagtatggggagcaatctactagtcttcatcgagccagcgcAGTCAAGAAAGGTGGTCTTTGAGGAGGTCATGGTCATCATCATCCAGCTCAAGTGGATTAtgcgcaaggcaaaggtttgcctttcattttaccggtctcatggtggtagttgggagaccaggttataggatcgattgtcgtactatcaagaggggctcTCAAgtaagtagcttgatcgtatcattcgtagagatctcaaaccattgcatccttgcatcaactTTCTTGTTTCTTatttgactcttctctttgtgAGATTTTAGAGTTTGTGTTCGTATTCTTGTCAAACTCAAGCTCATAGAAAATGGAATTTGTATGCTTCATCTTTGAGTTTTCGATATTCGAGAGTTTGTCGGTTCATGCTTCAGGAAGGTCCTCTTCCTTATCATATTGGCATTTCTTCTTCATTGCTAGTTTGTAGTTTATCCAGTCGTTGTATGATAGTACTTTGCGTCTTCTATCCAACAATCTTGAGTTTGCTAATTCGGGAGTCCGGTTGCACTAGTTATAGTTGTTTCAGTATTGGAGCATCCTTCTGTTTTGCTTAGCCAGTTTTCAcataagcggtagtacctcttataAGCGGTAGTAGAACGTCAATAGAGTGGTAGTACTACTTATAAGCAGTAGTAGAATGGTAATAGAGCGTTAGTACTGCTTATAAGTGGTACTACCGGCTAGCTACTTCCGCTGCTACTTCCGCTCATATTTATGCTTCCGAAACTTGTCACGCATTTCGCGGTAGTACCTCTTATAAGCGATAGTACctccctgagcggtagtacctcttataAGCGATAGTACCTCCCTGAGCGGTAGTACATCTTATAAGCGGTAATACCTCCCAGAGTGGTAGTACCTCTATGTCAGCACTTTTTCTGTGTCTCGTTGGGCTATTTTGGTCATGccaagcggcagtaccgctccccgagcgatagtaccgcttgaGCATGACTTGTGGGAATAATGGTTGGATtcggggggtgaggtattaaaggaGGTCTTCTTTCCCAATGGTCTCTATCCTTTGATCTCGTGTTttgcccccattgttgaccttcttcgatcttgctaactcatcattcttgctagttcttgagggaaaagagagaggatatctagatctACATTTACACCAATCACTTTctactctatgtgaggggaaccccttggatttaGATCATGGAGTTCTTAGTGAGCTCCTTGttattcctctcatattccttcatagcttttgttgtggtgggatttgggagtgagggagttgaccacttcgtgtgttcttgtgaTTGCATTAGGTGCATCGTTTTGAGTTCTCTATGGTgacacgtggaagtgaagtttgagaagcttattattcttgggtgtttgggcaccctagagcttgtgcctCTTGGGGTGGTTTGGCGCCATAGACGgtaggtggtgcctcggagctcaatcattgtggtgtaaagctccgggctagCATCGAGGTCtcgaattaggttgtggagattgcccggaGCAATTTGtacatttgtatgggttcggtgaacgCATTGCCAAAGTGTACGGGTTCCGTGAACGCCCCCAAGGGGTACCATTTGTACGGATTCGATGAGcgccctcaagggccccttagtggaatcgcgacatcttgcattgtgtgagggcgtgaggatattatggtggccctagtgtcttcttggggagcattgtgcctccacactgctccaagtggagattagcatccgcgaggatgtgaacttcgggatacatcatcatatccatgtgcctcggttatctattAC
This region includes:
- the LOC123397081 gene encoding probable WRKY transcription factor 4 isoform X2 — protein: MSARPPPPPRPRLSLPPRSTGESLFSGTGDASPGPLTLASALFPSDADADAGGGGGSGASSGAGATSFTQLLIGSLSQPPPHQQQERGRGGVARAGPALSVAPPAGAAVFTVPPGLSPSGFFDSPGLIFSPAMGGFGMSHQQALAQVTAQASHSPLRMFDHTEQPSFSAAATSSGALQNMSSAANVAEMSEMATTISNNEHAVFQSAEASHRYQVPAPVDKPADDGYNWRKYGQKVVKGSDCPRSYYKCTHPSCPVKKKVEHAEDGQISEIIYKGKHNHQRPPNKRAKDGSSSAAEQNEQSNDTASGLSGVRRDQEAVYGMSEQLSGLSDGDDKDDGESRPNEIDDRESHCKRRNIQISSQKALTESKIIVQTTSEVDLLDDGYRWRKYGQKVVKGNPHPRLLLSGKRRSYSGLAV
- the LOC123397081 gene encoding probable WRKY transcription factor 4 isoform X1, translating into MSARPPPPPRPRLSLPPRSTGESLFSGTGDASPGPLTLASALFPSDADADAGGGGGSGASSGAGATSFTQLLIGSLSQPPPHQQQERGRGGVARAGPALSVAPPAGAAVFTVPPGLSPSGFFDSPGLIFSPAMGGFGMSHQQALAQVTAQASHSPLRMFDHTEQPSFSAAATSSGALQNMSSAANVAEMSEMATTISNNEHAVFQSAEASHRYQVPAPVDKPADDGYNWRKYGQKVVKGSDCPRSYYKCTHPSCPVKKKVEHAEDGQISEIIYKGKHNHQRPPNKRAKDGSSSAAEQNEQSNDTASGLSGVRRDQEAVYGMSEQLSGLSDGDDKDDGESRPNEIDDRESHCKRRNIQISSQKALTESKIIVQTTSEVDLLDDGYRWRKYGQKVVKGNPHPRSYYKCTFAACNVRKHIERASSDPKAVITTYEGKHNHEPPVGRGSNQNGGNSNRAQQKGQNSMSSNQASHARTDLGNINQGQIGVLQFKREE